The Theileria parva strain Muguga chromosome 1, complete sequence, whole genome shotgun sequence DNA window CAAAAATTTCTACAGACTTGAATAACTGTGAGATTTATCTCTGGGAGATTAACCTTAATTTATATAGACCACACAAAGTTATATACAATCCTCATGATATTGTGTTTCTAAAGTTTGTAACATCATCTACTCTTGTTCCAAATAACACAGAAGAAAGTGGAGTGAAAGGAGTTGATTGGAGAGATAGAGAGAATTGGGAAACAACTATAGAAAATACAATAGTAACAAGtttggataaaaataatgtattaaaAGTGTATAGAATGAGAGATATGATCAGCCCATCTTCAGGAAATAACATATATAACGAAGTTGCACCCATGTACCGAGTAGATTTGTTTAACCATGAGATTACAGGATTTGATATTAGCATTAACTTTTTAGGCTCAAGCTTTTTAGCAGCGCTGGGTATAAAGCCTTTGGGACTTAATAATGTGACTGGCAGTAGAAATACCAACCTCAATTCCATAGTACAttgtattaaaaatgatacaTTCCACGATAATAACTTCAATGTTAAGGGAAAATATAGAAATTTAACAGATAAAAATGGGATAATTTTGTTGAAAATTCCAATTACGCAGTCTTATGATGATATTGCTGTGGAGGAAAGGTGTGAATGCGATTGTAATATGAAGAATACAGTCACTTCTGTTAACATGTGTACATTGTGCGGTAAAAGTAAATATAACACAAAGAATACATCTGATATTGAGGTGGATGAGAATGAAGTAGATGTTAACCAATCAGGGATTAGAAACAAGTTTCTGTGGGAATCAGAGCATAGTTCTGCAATtgaaaagtattttaatagCGTAATTCCAGATTTTACACTCGTTAACCCATCACTATTCGAGTCATTCACATTCAATGTCCCGGTTATGCATTACCTTAAGAATTCAAGTAACTTGATCATCTCAGCATTTGTCGGGAAAAGGCCGACTTTTGTTAAGGATTCAGGTGATCTGGACAGTTTGTTCGTGAATTTTTTAGGAGACGAATGTGGAATTTCACCACAAATACGATTGTCAAACACGTCAATGGACTTTGTGACTGCTTCAAAAGATAATAGGTTTTTCCTATGGCAATGTGAAAATGGTGCATATGTTCCAAAACAGCTGCATTCggatgatttaaattttgattttgaaagttatttttcatCTTCAGCGACTAATAACGTCTCTAATACAACCGCAGATAGTGTAAGTAGACCTAATAGTACGAATAGAACGAATACTGACAAACCcgtgtataatattgtgtTACTGGAGTGGTCATGTAACGATAAGTATGTATGTATAGTAGATGAATTGTTGAATAAGGACAGCTGTGTTAGTGGTATGGATGGAATAAATTCAGTGTTTAGAGTATCATTTTTCACAGATTATGGGAAGTTTGTTCGCGAAAAACGAGTTAAATCACATATTGTTAAAGTTGGGTATAACCCAGTGAGTGAAGACCtgtgtattatattatctCAACCCTCAAATGTTATCCTGTATAACATTCTAACGGGAACTGtaattaacactatttcTTTCGAAAATTCTGCTAATTGGTTGGATGTTCGGTGGCACCCGATGGGACACAAGTTCGTTACATGTGGAAAATATGGATCATTATCACTTTTTTCTACCGATTCACAAAGTTTGATGGATAGAACTCCTAATTATCAGTTGACTTTGTCTGACTATAACGCGCATGTACAAAGTTATATCAACTTCCCATACAGAGGGTTTGAACCTGATGACTTAAGGATTAAAAGATACTTTTCAAGCTTCGCAGACGCACAAATTACTATGGAAGGAGATTCAACATATGAATTGGTTACAAATGAACTTTTTGGAGGGCCAGTTCCATTTCTGGATGAACAACTTAATACAGTACTGTTACACATAGGCTCCACAGTTCGTAGGGTTCATAAAGTATCATACGGAGTACCAAAtgataatgataataatggGTTGATATATAGTGTAATGATGAGCCTGGGAGGATTTGATGAATACTTTAGAGCACACAATTCTGAAACGGAtgtgaatttattaaaaattgttcaGCAATTTCTTCGCCTATTACACAACTGTTCTGATAAAAATGaggaaaatattaatattggtGTTGATTGTAGTATTGAGGAGTGCATAGTATGTAAGAATCATATCAATAAAATGGAACaacataataattactTGATGACTAAAGATTCTTACGTAACACTTAGGAGCGTGACTGACAAGAATGGAATAGTGATACTATCATTACCGCCTTCACAAAGACCAAGTGACTTTGTGGCTCCTCCAGAAAGTGTACAGTCTGAAGAGATCCACACCCCCAGACGTTACTCAAACACTGTAGTAAGCACACAGCCCTCTTCAGATTTACAGTCATTGGTTAATTCTACAAGTTCTGAAGGTGTTTTAACAACCCCCGCTCGCACAGTAACAATTGATACAGAGGTCTTGGTGAGAGAAGAGGACGAAGAAGAATCTGAGGATTCCGATTACGAAGAATCGCCAGAAGAGTCTGATTATGAGTCACACGAAAGTGAAGTGTCATTAAGAAGATCAGTAAGAACGAGTACGCGTAGAATTAGTGAAGTGGAGGAGGAGGATAGTGAAAAGTATAGTTTAAGAACCAAAAGAGGATTTAATGAAGATTCTTATAAGATTAAGGAAATAGACTCTGCAAAGAAGCTGAGTAATACCATAGGACCAATATCAATACTTAACCAGAACAAACAAGAAGAATTAGACGAAGAAGAAACTGAGGAAATATTCTGTGTATTGTGTGGAATGAGTAGTGATGGatactatacaaatttGACAAGAAGTCAGACTCAGAAGTTCTCCAGTACGTTGTTTAGCCAAGGAGATTCATTTAACCCTGGTTGTAAGTTCTTCGAAAACGCGATTGTGGGTCCAATGAATATACACAGGAGATACAGATCTTACCTTGAGGACTATCATCTCCTATCGAAGCGCCTTAATTCAaactgtaatatatttgCACACTCGGCCTGCATTATTACATCACAAGTCAAAATCGACCAATCAACAAGATTAATTAATTTCCCAGTAAgttttatacattttccGTTATTTTGTCCCCAAcatattcataatttattaggaAATCCTGGTTACAAGCAGTTATGAAAAGTGTGGATTTTGTGACTCTAATTTTGCAACGGTTCAATGTGTAGATTGTAGAAGATTTTTCCACTATCCATGCGCTGTAGCTCAGTATAAGGGCCACATGAGATATGATAAGGATATAGAGATTATAAACCATTTCGACCCCATGGTTTGCAGACGTTACTTTTGTATAGACTGTGGAACTAAGAGTGAAAATGGAAAACAAGATTATCTAACAAGTATATGTTTTCTTAAACCGGATACAAGAGATTGGCTCATAAATACGTCAGACAGTTTTGAGAATCAATTTAACGTTCAAGTGGGAGATTATATCGTTTTAACACCAGACGCTATATTCGAACGCTATAACACACATATCACCTGGGCCACGCAGCAGTCATTTCCCATCCTAGTTAAGGTTCTTGACATAACCCATGTTTTTTcaggtatttttatagttgTTTATATAGCTATATATCGTAAACTTGGTTAATTATGGTTGATTAGATGATATGAGTGTGACTGGATGTTTACTGGTTCAATCAGTATTTGAACAAGTTGACCCTTTTTGTGTGTTTATAACCCCAGAAATCGGTTTAACACTACTGAGAGATTTTTTGCTAAGTTTGTATAATCTGTCAAGTTTGAAAATTGGTTCAAAAgttaaatgtaaaattaatggaCAAATAATTGAAACTGAGGTTAAGAACGTAAAACAGACTTTTACCAATGGCGTAAATTTGAGTATAAATGGTGAAATAGGAGGTGACACTTGGGAATTATCTGAGTTAAAACGAGTAATTGAagatttatataaaataggCCATAACTCTCTAAGTATATCATACGATAAGAGAATTaaggtaaatttatattcaaATATTGATTAATTCAGTGGATTAACTGTTGGAACTTGGATTTAAATCTCGAGATTAAGCCTAAATTAGAAGAAGTTTTGAGCAAAATCAAAATAAAGGGATTTAATCAACAACATAGAGACCAGTTTTTGAACCTTATCCAGTAACCAGAATTTATCTATACCATAGTTACTAAacatatagtatattaattatgaaaattaacACTGCCATTCATGATTAGGGAACCTAAATATGGAATATTTGAGTTCGTAGAAGAATATGGGTTGAGATCACATGAATGGGTGTATGAGTATTGGCGTTATATACCAAGACCAATAAGTTTAAATGAAATTGGAGAAAAGATTAGAAATGACTTTTATAGAACACCTAAAGGTGTTTGGGCGGAAATTAAACTGTTGATTTCAAACTGTTTGAACTTCAACGAGTCGTCGTCAAATTACTCAAAAATAGCAAAAGAACTCGATGTAAACCTGGAGAATCTGATGATAAATATGGAAAGCGATTGCAATTGGAGTCATGTATTTGAACACATTTGGCCTTTGATTAAGAATCTTGTAACAGCAGGTGTGCAGAGTAGTAGCCAACCACATCGAAGAAATGAAGTAAATCAACCGGAACAAGAATATGAAGAGTATAACGCTCCAAAGAGAAGAAAAGTGAATATACAAGAACCAGTTAGAAGAAGTAGTCGAATCGGTCAAAAGGTAGAAAAGCAGGTAGAAGAAGTAAAAGTCAGGAAGAAAAcgttatataatttgagatgacactatttttaaaaataattttttattaaataatatttatattttataatattcgtattatttttattatttttaaaaaatgtatattagAAAATGAGTAGTGAAATTGAAGATTCTACCGTAGTAGTAATCTTGGATCAAAAGGAAGACGAACTTGTAGgatttgattttatttcattCCCGGAAGCAAATGTAGTATCTGGAATTTGGAATCTGACTCCAGGCTCACATTTTATGTACATTAAGAATAAAGAACAAGGTAATTTACTTGATGATAACATTGTTTCAGATGATTGTAGACTAGGAGAGTTTATACATTTGAAAAGGGGTGAAATTAAAGTTTATAAGAGATCGCAAGTTGATGAAGGTTCATTATTTGAATTAGTGGAGGAATATTGTAATCAAAAATATAAGGAATCGATAGTTATGGGTCATTTGAGGGGTAAAATGTCAAAGATTCCCGaaaatttatctaatttgTGGGCAAGTATGACAGATTGTATTAATTCTGAACTTATTCTAAGACTCAGACCAATCAATAAAGTTATTACAAACCATCCTTTTCCACAAACCAGATCAGATACTTCTGAAATAACTATTGAAAACAACATGAACTGTGATATAAGAAGTGATTGTGAAATAAGAAATTGTACAACGAGATTAGAACTCagtgatgaagaagaagacTATTCAAAAACACTGGAggaatataaaaatgtagtaaataatttatcaacatTTAAAAGTAAAGttgattttaacaaaattaaacgGACTGATAAAACTAATGGTTGCCATTTTAAGGAAGTAAATAAGCCAGAAAATCATATAGATAATAGTGTAGAAAAGGATTATGACTCAATATATTATTCAGATATACCGATGTGTGATGATAGAATAAGAAAAATGAAGGAAATAACACCAGAGCAAATCACAAAAATGCACATGGATACCAGCTACATCATAGATTCAATTCGTGGTGATAATAGTACAAATGGGTACAAAATGGTAGAATTtaagaataaatatttctaTGTGCTTGGAGAATTACAGTACAGTTTTCTGGTTTTCATTTTATGCTTTAATTTTGAGAGTTTGGAACAATACAAAAGACTTTTAAGGGCGTTTTGCAATGCTGAATCATTACTGGTTAGTGACCAGGAACTAACTCAAAAATTGCTGAAAACACTGAGATTTCAAATAGAAACCTGGGATGAAGAACACGATGTGTATCAGAAGGATAATTTCTTGACCCACCACCTGTGCAATTTGCGTGAAATCATACTTGATAACAGTGATAAGTTAAAAACGTGCTTAGATCACTTTAAACTGTTGGAAGACTCTTTCAAACTTAAATTTGGAATATCGCTCAATGATTTGAACACTATACACTccaatataatataatcaCAACATTgccattatt harbors:
- a CDS encoding Bromodomain protein, which produces MKTENGKIGAKTQVNAFNIEACDLLQSTFAKHIKKREFIDSDQSDSHSIDLSDENNENAELNSISELISSALYEFLNNLQNRVNFDTFNVVQKSLDSIQNKLKAIEYSKWNRPISSRYRNVYNRLLQRKFNPVYTTNTHNISLDYVILSNKLTHLINVWSHQNASDDNLEEDSTYIEPPSVTIVKFDMTGEVVITGGSEGIIKLWEISTCKLIMSLKRHSGPINHIDIHPTNSFIISSNTKISTDLNNCEIYLWEINLNLYRPHKVIYNPHDIVFLKFVTSSTLVPNNTEESGVKGVDWRDRENWETTIENTIVTSLDKNNVLKVYRMRDMISPSSGNNIYNEVAPMYRVDLFNHEITGFDISINFLGSSFLAALGIKPLGLNNVTGSRNTNLNSIVHCIKNDTFHDNNFNVKGKYRNLTDKNGIILLKIPITQSYDDIAVEERCECDCNMKNTVTSVNMCTLCGKSKYNTKNTSDIEVDENEVDVNQSGIRNKFLWESEHSSAIEKYFNSVIPDFTLVNPSLFESFTFNVPVMHYLKNSSNLIISAFVGKRPTFVKDSGDLDSLFVNFLGDECGISPQIRLSNTSMDFVTASKDNRFFLWQCENGAYVPKQLHSDDLNFDFESYFSSSATNNVSNTTADSVSRPNSTNRTNTDKPVYNIVLLEWSCNDKYVCIVDELLNKDSCVSGMDGINSVFRVSFFTDYGKFVREKRVKSHIVKVGYNPVSEDLCIILSQPSNVILYNILTGTVINTISFENSANWLDVRWHPMGHKFVTCGKYGSLSLFSTDSQSLMDRTPNYQLTLSDYNAHVQSYINFPYRGFEPDDLRIKRYFSSFADAQITMEGDSTYELVTNELFGGPVPFLDEQLNTVLLHIGSTVRRVHKVSYGVPNDNDNNGLIYSVMMSLGGFDEYFRAHNSETDVNLLKIVQQFLRLLHNCSDKNEENINIGVDCSIEECIVCKNHINKMEQHNNYLMTKDSYVTLRSVTDKNGIVILSLPPSQRPSDFVAPPESVQSEEIHTPRRYSNTVVSTQPSSDLQSLVNSTSSEGVLTTPARTVTIDTEVLVREEDEEESEDSDYEESPEESDYESHESEVSLRRSVRTSTRRISEVEEEDSEKYSLRTKRGFNEDSYKIKEIDSAKKLSNTIGPISILNQNKQEELDEEETEEIFCVLCGMSSDGYYTNLTRSQTQKFSSTLFSQGDSFNPGCKFFENAIVGPMNIHRRYRSYLEDYHLLSKRLNSNCNIFAHSACIITSQVKIDQSTRLINFPEILVTSSYEKCGFCDSNFATVQCVDCRRFFHYPCAVAQYKGHMRYDKDIEIINHFDPMVCRRYFCIDCGTKSENGKQDYLTSICFLKPDTRDWLINTSDSFENQFNVQVGDYIVLTPDAIFERYNTHITWATQQSFPILVKVLDITHVFSDDMSVTGCLLVQSVFEQVDPFCVFITPEIGLTLLRDFLLSLYNLSSLKIGSKVKCKINGQIIETEVKNVKQTFTNGVNLSINGEIGGDTWELSELKRVIEDLYKIGHNSLSISYDKRIKWINCWNLDLNLEIKPKLEEVLSKIKIKGFNQQHRDQFLNLIQEPKYGIFEFVEEYGLRSHEWVYEYWRYIPRPISLNEIGEKIRNDFYRTPKGVWAEIKLLISNCLNFNESSSNYSKIAKELDVNLENLMINMESDCNWSHVFEHIWPLIKNLVTAGVQSSSQPHRRNEVNQPEQEYEEYNAPKRRKVNIQEPVRRSSRIGQKVEKQVEEVKVRKKTLYNLR
- a CDS encoding AAR2 family protein, which produces MSSEIEDSTVVVILDQKEDELVGFDFISFPEANVVSGIWNLTPGSHFMYIKNKEQGNLLDDNIVSDDCRLGEFIHLKRGEIKVYKRSQVDEGSLFELVEEYCNQKYKESIVMGHLRGKMSKIPENLSNLWASMTDCINSELILRLRPINKVITNHPFPQTRSDTSEITIENNMNCDIRSDCEIRNCTTRLELSDEEEDYSKTLEEYKNVVNNLSTFKSKVDFNKIKRTDKTNGCHFKEVNKPENHIDNSVEKDYDSIYYSDIPMCDDRIRKMKEITPEQITKMHMDTSYIIDSIRGDNSTNGYKMVEFKNKYFYVLGELQYSFLVFILCFNFESLEQYKRLLRAFCNAESLLVSDQELTQKLLKTLRFQIETWDEEHDVYQKDNFLTHHLCNLREIILDNSDKLKTCLDHFKLLEDSFKLKFGISLNDLNTIHSNII